One region of Polaribacter pectinis genomic DNA includes:
- a CDS encoding RagB/SusD family nutrient uptake outer membrane protein has protein sequence MKKLFILLFTAVTIFSCSEDFLDQSSQTNIAESNFWKSETDAFLALNAVYSTLQSRNLYGGTLNGGQGLPGFDCLSDNAFNAWKWEGPGKFMEGTLDPSYWWLEGIWNDSYQAISRINSVVKNVNEISEDLVSAETKKELLGQAYFLRALTYFNLAVYFEEVPLILAPQTLKDAYVAKNTYEEINSQIIEDLKFASKNLPVSHSSNLLGYATKGAALGLFARVQLYNKEYNGEFGVLNLTQQAIGLGYSLHSDYEELFTTTGETSSEIVFAVRFLRGDDTGNGEMFSATYKASPKVDQQPMPNLVNDYYCIDGLPITSSPLYNPADKKQNRDPRAVATFFFKGDIFNEDLNRAFNENLATKFGQRKYIRTKADAEGNNPWNEGSQDFYIIRYADILLMRAEALAETGDVSGAMSLINKIRGRVGMPKVEDVEGPNLNQSEMIALVRHERRVELALEGLRFMDLKRWGEIENGILISANDPIGPYNPQYLGEKSKVFPIPQAEIDVNPNLLQHHAW, from the coding sequence GACTTTTTAGACCAATCGTCCCAAACAAATATTGCTGAAAGTAATTTTTGGAAAAGTGAAACAGATGCTTTTTTAGCATTAAATGCAGTGTATTCTACCTTACAAAGTAGAAATTTGTATGGAGGAACTCTTAATGGAGGTCAAGGATTACCTGGTTTTGATTGTTTAAGTGATAATGCCTTTAATGCTTGGAAATGGGAAGGTCCAGGGAAGTTTATGGAAGGTACCTTAGATCCATCATATTGGTGGTTAGAAGGTATTTGGAATGATTCATATCAAGCTATATCAAGAATTAATTCTGTTGTAAAAAATGTGAATGAAATTTCTGAGGATTTAGTTTCAGCTGAAACTAAAAAAGAATTATTAGGACAGGCTTATTTTTTAAGAGCTTTAACTTATTTTAATCTGGCCGTTTACTTTGAGGAAGTGCCATTAATTCTAGCGCCTCAGACTTTAAAAGATGCTTACGTTGCTAAAAATACTTATGAGGAAATCAATTCACAGATTATTGAAGATTTAAAATTTGCAAGTAAAAACTTACCAGTTTCACATTCAAGTAATTTATTAGGGTATGCAACAAAAGGAGCTGCATTAGGTTTATTTGCTAGAGTTCAATTATATAATAAAGAATATAATGGTGAGTTTGGTGTTTTAAATTTAACACAGCAAGCTATAGGTTTAGGTTATTCTTTACATTCTGATTATGAAGAGCTTTTTACAACAACAGGTGAAACCTCTTCTGAAATAGTTTTTGCCGTAAGATTTTTAAGAGGTGATGATACTGGGAATGGAGAAATGTTTTCAGCTACATATAAAGCAAGCCCAAAAGTAGATCAACAACCAATGCCTAATTTGGTAAATGATTATTATTGTATTGATGGTTTGCCTATAACAAGCTCTCCTTTATATAACCCAGCTGATAAAAAACAAAATAGAGATCCTAGAGCTGTAGCAACTTTCTTTTTCAAAGGAGATATTTTCAACGAAGATCTAAATAGAGCTTTTAATGAAAATTTAGCAACTAAATTTGGGCAAAGAAAATATATTAGAACTAAAGCAGATGCTGAAGGTAATAATCCTTGGAATGAAGGCTCCCAAGATTTTTATATAATTAGATATGCTGATATTTTGTTAATGAGAGCAGAAGCCTTAGCTGAAACAGGAGATGTTTCAGGTGCAATGAGCTTAATTAATAAAATTAGAGGTAGAGTAGGAATGCCAAAAGTGGAAGATGTAGAAGGTCCAAATCTTAATCAATCAGAAATGATTGCTTTGGTAAGACACGAGCGTAGAGTTGAATTAGCCTTAGAAGGTTTACGATTTATGGATTTAAAACGTTGGGGAGAAATAGAGAATGGAATTTTAATATCAGCCAATGACCCTATAGGACCTTATAATCCTCAGTATCTAGGTGAAAAGTCTAAAGTTTTTCCAATCCCTCAAGCAGAAATAGATGTTAACCCAAACTTATTACAACACCATGCTTGGTAA
- a CDS encoding glycosyl hydrolase yields MKKINRIIYIVITTLLLTGCEKNVFGDFEIQETDYSTEVGLSKKGNAYTYNAKAWSHRTHNIGSHWFYHWGNVPREELPENVEYVPMFWGKKVTDEDVERLKQLAAEGKIKYLLGFNEPDGITQSNVTVDEAIAVWHKLEEVGVPLISPAVVGDSSDNPWMIEFMEKVEQQGLRVDYIGFHSYPGPNVGSFMNRLRKTYEAYKRPIWITEFAVADWKATNDENNKHSEAQVLEFMKEVLPALDKIEWISRYAWFDDSDHSRPALASSRLFDDEGNLTMVGQFYAQHNPNALIGPGMDTEYIPPVDDDELIFNGHFEGGTWENTQWSTWNTPNGWDGYQSDAVSVDVTDAYTGFFSARLQHGSSALQTVVEVEANKTYVYKLHSKWAEDKGHKQKIVFKDHIANKKIANSDALSSTADWTEFTGEITIPSGVSKLRIILWNDKQTHFYFDDISLKEKI; encoded by the coding sequence ATGAAGAAAATAAATAGAATAATTTATATAGTAATTACTACTCTATTACTAACAGGGTGTGAGAAAAATGTATTTGGTGACTTTGAAATACAAGAAACAGATTATAGCACCGAAGTAGGATTAAGTAAAAAAGGGAATGCCTATACTTATAACGCAAAAGCATGGTCTCACAGAACACATAATATTGGAAGCCATTGGTTTTACCATTGGGGAAATGTGCCAAGAGAAGAGCTGCCTGAAAATGTAGAGTATGTACCTATGTTTTGGGGGAAAAAAGTAACAGATGAAGATGTAGAAAGATTAAAACAATTAGCAGCTGAAGGTAAAATAAAATATTTACTTGGGTTTAATGAACCAGATGGTATAACCCAATCAAATGTTACTGTTGATGAGGCAATTGCCGTATGGCATAAACTTGAAGAAGTTGGAGTGCCGTTAATAAGTCCTGCTGTAGTTGGTGATTCATCAGATAATCCTTGGATGATTGAATTTATGGAAAAGGTTGAGCAACAAGGGTTAAGAGTTGATTATATCGGTTTTCACTCTTATCCAGGGCCAAACGTAGGTAGTTTTATGAATAGATTAAGAAAAACTTATGAAGCCTACAAAAGACCTATATGGATAACCGAATTTGCAGTAGCAGATTGGAAGGCTACTAATGATGAAAATAATAAACATTCTGAAGCTCAAGTGTTAGAATTTATGAAAGAGGTATTACCAGCTTTAGACAAAATTGAATGGATTTCACGATACGCTTGGTTTGATGATTCAGATCATAGTAGACCTGCTTTAGCGTCATCAAGGTTATTTGATGATGAGGGTAACCTTACAATGGTTGGACAATTTTATGCGCAACATAACCCAAATGCCCTAATAGGGCCAGGTATGGATACAGAATATATACCACCAGTTGATGATGATGAGTTGATTTTTAATGGTCATTTTGAAGGTGGAACTTGGGAAAATACTCAATGGTCAACTTGGAATACCCCAAATGGATGGGATGGATATCAATCTGATGCTGTGAGTGTAGATGTTACAGACGCTTATACTGGTTTTTTTAGTGCAAGATTACAACACGGTAGTTCAGCTTTACAAACGGTCGTTGAAGTTGAAGCCAATAAGACATATGTATATAAATTACATTCTAAATGGGCTGAAGACAAAGGACATAAACAGAAAATTGTCTTTAAAGATCATATTGCTAATAAAAAAATAGCCAATTCTGATGCGCTATCTTCGACAGCAGATTGGACAGAGTTCACTGGTGAAATTACAATACCATCTGGTGTTTCTAAACTAAGAATTATACTTTGGAATGATAAGCAAACTCATTTTTATTTCGACGATATTTCCCTAAAAGAAAAGATATAA
- a CDS encoding T9SS type A sorting domain-containing protein, whose protein sequence is MKKITFLFTILITSVCFSQNLITNGGFEDGALSDWGTLSYTSEAVTSHETMTPRTGSYFATRGLYSAALIQEFAVTPGSTYTVDFYYGYNSEGTYNNPGMFKIRNRTGNTNGAFMDLTPLVADNGANASNSQNYGATWAPPHYTWKQGSFTFVAAADMTLARFQWWNDSNAMAYLDDVSITENTLSVKNFEKFNFSHYPNPTTNELNVSSSKNIEKIEIFNLIGQKVISTLPNINKIKINVSCLNTGVYIIKATINGVTDSFKFIKE, encoded by the coding sequence ATGAAAAAAATTACTTTTTTATTTACAATTTTAATTACCTCTGTCTGTTTTTCACAGAATCTTATTACTAACGGTGGATTTGAAGATGGAGCACTATCTGATTGGGGTACACTAAGTTATACTTCAGAGGCTGTAACAAGTCATGAAACAATGACACCTCGTACAGGTTCATATTTCGCAACAAGAGGATTATATAGTGCTGCTTTAATACAGGAATTTGCAGTAACACCTGGCTCAACATATACGGTGGATTTCTATTATGGATATAATTCTGAGGGGACTTATAATAACCCAGGTATGTTTAAAATAAGAAATCGTACTGGTAATACTAATGGGGCTTTTATGGATTTGACACCATTAGTTGCTGACAATGGAGCAAATGCAAGTAATTCTCAAAATTACGGAGCAACTTGGGCTCCTCCTCATTATACATGGAAACAAGGCAGTTTTACATTTGTTGCAGCAGCAGATATGACTTTAGCAAGATTTCAATGGTGGAATGATAGTAATGCAATGGCATATTTAGATGATGTAAGTATTACTGAAAATACACTATCAGTTAAAAATTTTGAAAAATTCAATTTTTCACATTATCCAAACCCTACAACAAATGAGCTAAATGTTTCTTCTTCAAAAAATATTGAAAAAATAGAAATATTTAATCTAATTGGTCAGAAAGTAATAAGTACTTTACCAAACATTAATAAAATTAAAATAAACGTTTCTTGCTTAAATACAGGTGTTTATATTATTAAAGCTACTATAAATGGTGTAACTGATTCTTTTAAGTTTATAAAAGAATAA
- a CDS encoding sulfatase-like hydrolase/transferase, translating to MLKYFKLVKTIVLIYSIFLITYSCKKNNSTNTSLKVVKNTQKNQNLNKLKPNIIVILIDDAGYVDFGFMGSKDLETPEIDKLAKNGVIFTDAHVSSTVCAPSRAGLITGKYQQRFGFEANGTGYGGSGDIGLSDDVVTMADVFKQNGYKSIAIGKWHLGGTESDHPNNRGFDEFYGFIAGGRSYFPIENPSKHHMLQQNGKQVKFNGYLTDVLGDRSVSFVEENKDQPFFMYLAYNAVHTPMEAKTEDLEKYKDHPRQTLAAMTWSLDENIGKLRNKLKELGILDNTIIYFISDNGGAHNNDSKMGPLKGWKGNKFEGGHRVPFVVSWPAKVPGAQTFNGLTSSLDIFTTSIDAANIQKDEDLELDGVSLLPYLKNEKQGNPHDKLFWRKLDEAGARIGDHKLIRLDNFGSALYNIEKDLGETTNILETEIDTYKTVLNELETWETELIKPLWLEEPEWMDVTYKIHKQLIQNIEVTQKAPNVKLKGH from the coding sequence ATGTTAAAATATTTTAAATTAGTGAAAACCATCGTTTTGATATACAGTATTTTTCTAATCACATATTCTTGTAAAAAAAATAATAGCACTAATACTTCTCTAAAAGTTGTAAAGAATACTCAAAAAAATCAAAACTTAAACAAACTTAAACCAAACATTATTGTAATACTTATTGATGATGCAGGTTATGTAGATTTTGGTTTTATGGGGAGTAAAGATTTAGAAACCCCAGAAATAGATAAACTTGCTAAAAATGGTGTTATTTTTACAGATGCACATGTAAGTTCTACGGTTTGCGCACCTTCAAGAGCAGGTTTAATTACCGGAAAATACCAACAACGCTTTGGTTTTGAGGCTAATGGAACAGGTTATGGAGGCTCTGGAGATATTGGTTTATCAGACGATGTTGTTACAATGGCAGATGTATTCAAACAAAATGGATACAAGTCTATAGCAATTGGTAAATGGCATTTAGGAGGCACAGAGAGTGATCATCCAAATAATAGAGGTTTCGATGAGTTTTATGGCTTTATAGCTGGAGGACGTTCTTATTTTCCTATTGAAAACCCTTCAAAACATCATATGCTACAACAAAACGGAAAACAAGTAAAGTTTAATGGCTACTTAACAGATGTTTTAGGCGATCGTTCAGTGAGTTTTGTTGAAGAAAATAAAGACCAACCATTTTTTATGTACTTGGCTTATAATGCAGTGCATACGCCAATGGAAGCTAAAACCGAAGATTTAGAAAAATATAAAGATCATCCACGTCAAACATTGGCAGCAATGACCTGGTCTTTAGATGAAAACATTGGAAAGCTTCGCAATAAATTAAAAGAATTAGGAATTCTTGATAATACCATAATTTATTTCATTAGTGATAATGGTGGAGCCCACAATAACGATTCAAAAATGGGACCATTAAAAGGTTGGAAAGGTAATAAATTTGAAGGAGGCCATAGAGTGCCTTTTGTAGTTAGTTGGCCAGCAAAAGTTCCTGGAGCACAAACATTTAATGGCTTAACATCTTCCTTAGATATTTTTACAACCTCAATTGATGCTGCAAATATTCAAAAAGATGAAGACCTTGAGTTAGACGGGGTAAGTTTATTACCTTATTTAAAAAACGAAAAACAAGGGAATCCACATGATAAATTATTTTGGAGAAAATTAGATGAAGCAGGTGCACGTATAGGAGATCATAAATTAATTAGATTAGACAATTTTGGCTCTGCCTTGTATAATATTGAAAAAGATTTGGGAGAAACAACTAATATTTTAGAAACTGAAATTGATACTTATAAAACAGTTTTAAACGAATTAGAAACTTGGGAAACGGAATTAATAAAACCACTTTGGCTTGAAGAACCAGAATGGATGGATGTTACCTATAAAATTCATAAACAACTAATACAAAATATTGAAGTAACTCAAAAAGCACCTAATGTAAAACTTAAAGGGCATTAG
- a CDS encoding T9SS type A sorting domain-containing protein, translated as MKNIYIVFLLLTLSLSVRGQELIDPDTPVGQQPQGSVPGNWELEFSDEFNGSASPTPHPDRWVVSVSTKSRGLANRDPALSDWWWTADNVSINGVGQLELEGEKFDSNTMHCGSIESRNLYEPTYGYFEARIQIAETAKANHTAFWFQGHNQGNVNNSAADGVEIDVFESAWVTDKVKTVLHYDGYGSDHVSYSVPYNSPGIHSGYHIFALHWTPDFLQTYYDGVPVTSTNATKVFPIVENTSTSNFGDPLVPQVPEWLWLSVGASFGDGDFAGQPIGTLSSAKVDWVRAYKLATPLSVDNVTNEEFKIYPNPASNILNIKTDIHNYSVFIYDQNGRILSKTKESKLATIDVSSFSTGVYHVKINYDNNIKTHKLLIK; from the coding sequence ATGAAGAATATATATATAGTATTTTTACTCCTAACATTAAGTTTAAGTGTTAGAGGACAAGAACTTATTGACCCAGATACTCCTGTGGGTCAACAACCTCAAGGTTCTGTGCCAGGTAACTGGGAATTAGAATTTAGTGATGAATTTAATGGCAGCGCTTCTCCAACACCTCACCCTGATAGATGGGTAGTAAGTGTAAGTACAAAAAGTAGAGGATTAGCAAATAGAGATCCAGCCTTATCTGATTGGTGGTGGACAGCCGATAATGTAAGCATTAATGGTGTAGGACAACTTGAATTAGAAGGTGAAAAGTTTGATAGCAATACAATGCACTGTGGAAGTATTGAAAGCAGAAATCTATATGAGCCTACTTATGGATATTTTGAAGCAAGAATACAAATAGCAGAAACTGCAAAGGCTAATCACACAGCATTTTGGTTTCAAGGACATAACCAAGGGAACGTAAATAACTCTGCTGCAGATGGTGTTGAAATAGATGTGTTTGAATCAGCTTGGGTTACTGATAAGGTAAAAACGGTTTTACATTATGATGGTTATGGTTCAGACCATGTATCATATTCTGTTCCATATAATTCACCAGGAATTCACTCAGGGTATCATATTTTTGCATTGCATTGGACACCTGATTTTCTACAAACATACTACGATGGTGTTCCTGTAACTTCTACGAATGCAACTAAAGTGTTTCCAATTGTTGAAAACACTAGTACTTCAAATTTTGGAGATCCCTTAGTGCCACAAGTTCCTGAATGGCTTTGGCTATCGGTGGGAGCTAGCTTTGGAGATGGTGATTTTGCAGGGCAACCTATAGGCACCTTGTCTTCAGCAAAAGTAGATTGGGTACGAGCTTATAAGCTAGCAACGCCTTTAAGTGTTGATAATGTTACCAATGAGGAATTTAAAATATATCCAAACCCAGCAAGCAATATTCTAAATATAAAAACAGATATTCATAATTACAGTGTATTTATTTACGATCAAAATGGAAGGATTTTAAGTAAAACCAAAGAGTCTAAATTGGCAACAATTGATGTTAGTAGTTTCTCAACAGGAGTATATCATGTTAAAATAAACTACGATAACAATATAAAAACACACAAATTACTTATTAAATAA
- a CDS encoding right-handed parallel beta-helix repeat-containing protein, protein MLIITTSCSSTYYVDATNGNDSNSGNSPEKAWASLSKVNSVVFQPGDKILFKSGTSYVGQLEPQGSGAEGKPIIINRYGKGEKPAIHGEGQKLHTLLLYNVEYWEVNNLEITNTGKERVANRRGVTIKAEDFGDVHHIVLDSLEIHHVNGSLVKSDGGGSAIVWRNSGEKVKTRFVNLIIQNCYLHHCGRNGINSWGNINREKWYPSIGVIVRNNLLEQIPGDGIVPIGCDGAIVEHNVLRDFPDMLSHEEAAAGIWPWSSDNTVIQYNEVSGHRAKWDGQGYDSDYNCEGTIIQYNYSHDNYGGFLLVCNNGFTYKTSGNMGTKNTIIRHNISVNDGIRPYPTEREGDFSPVFHITGPVENTDIYNNVIILPKKSLDNTIVKMDNWGEAWPVNTTFKNNIFYSEGNSTFSFGEDQNTIFSNNVYYNNIGNLPKDVNAVFTKPDFINPNVRGSGFEVLENFMIKGNSELNKKSIGVSKLILE, encoded by the coding sequence TTGCTAATAATTACCACAAGCTGTTCTTCAACCTATTATGTAGATGCTACTAATGGTAACGATTCCAATTCTGGAAATTCACCAGAAAAAGCTTGGGCTTCATTAAGCAAAGTTAATAGTGTTGTTTTTCAACCTGGAGATAAAATACTATTTAAATCAGGAACTAGTTATGTTGGCCAATTAGAGCCTCAAGGAAGTGGTGCTGAAGGAAAACCTATCATTATTAACCGTTATGGCAAAGGGGAAAAACCAGCAATTCATGGTGAAGGACAAAAATTGCATACACTATTGCTCTACAATGTTGAATATTGGGAAGTTAATAATTTAGAAATTACCAATACCGGTAAAGAGAGAGTAGCTAACAGAAGAGGTGTTACTATTAAAGCTGAAGATTTTGGAGATGTTCATCATATAGTATTAGATAGTCTTGAAATTCATCATGTGAATGGAAGTTTAGTAAAAAGTGATGGAGGCGGAAGTGCTATTGTATGGAGAAACTCAGGTGAGAAAGTAAAAACACGTTTTGTAAATTTAATTATTCAAAATTGTTATTTACATCACTGTGGTAGAAATGGTATTAATTCTTGGGGAAATATTAATAGAGAAAAATGGTATCCTAGTATTGGTGTTATTGTTCGCAATAACTTATTAGAACAAATTCCAGGTGATGGTATTGTACCTATTGGTTGTGATGGTGCTATTGTAGAACATAATGTACTTAGAGATTTTCCTGATATGCTTTCGCACGAAGAAGCAGCAGCTGGTATTTGGCCTTGGAGTTCAGACAATACAGTAATACAGTATAATGAAGTGAGTGGACACAGAGCAAAATGGGATGGACAAGGGTATGATTCGGATTATAACTGTGAAGGAACCATTATTCAGTATAATTATAGTCACGATAATTATGGTGGATTTTTACTGGTTTGTAATAATGGCTTTACTTATAAAACTTCTGGTAATATGGGCACAAAAAATACCATTATTAGACATAATATTAGTGTAAACGATGGTATTCGCCCTTATCCAACTGAACGTGAAGGCGATTTTTCGCCAGTATTTCATATAACAGGTCCAGTAGAAAATACTGATATTTACAATAACGTAATAATTTTACCTAAAAAATCATTAGACAATACTATTGTTAAAATGGATAATTGGGGTGAGGCTTGGCCAGTAAATACCACTTTTAAAAATAATATATTTTACTCTGAAGGCAATAGCACTTTTTCTTTTGGAGAAGACCAAAATACCATATTTAGCAATAACGTGTATTATAACAATATCGGTAATCTTCCAAAAGATGTAAATGCTGTTTTTACAAAGCCAGATTTTATAAACCCAAATGTTCGTGGTAGTGGTTTTGAGGTATTAGAGAATTTTATGATTAAAGGAAATAGTGAGCTAAATAAAAAATCTATTGGCGTTTCAAAACTTATTTTAGAATAA